TTGTCGACGCCGGTTGTGAAACCACTGCCGACGCGAAGCGTAACTTGAGGCGACGGTACGCCCTCTGCGGTTGATTCTTCACCAAACAGAGTAACCACGTCGCCCGCTTGTGCGCGTATGGCTTCACCGCCATCAATACGGAACGTGGCGGATTCAGCAAATCCTTCTTTGATCAGATTGCCGTCATCTTGGATGGTGGAATTGCTTGTTCGGGCGCCGCCAGAGGAGAAATTGAAAGTCAATGTGAAGTTTGACTGTGAATCTGTCTGGCCTAAATCGTCAATTAACTGAACTTGACCTCCAGCCGTAAACGTAAAGAGCGCGTTTTCAAAGCGGGTTTGGATGCCGTCTGTTGCGCCCGTAGCCGTAGCGTCATAGTCGCGGGTCCTGAAATTCAGTTCCGAGACTAAACCTGAGATGCTTGAGAATGTGAAGTCATTCAAATCAGTGTCAAAGTCTCCCGCGCCAGGAACCGGGTTAAACGTAAACGTACTTTGGAAGGTATTGCCGTCCGAGGTTGTCCCTGTGAAGTCAACCGTGTCGCCTGTACGAAGCGTTGTACCGCCTGTAAACACGCCGCTGACAAAGGTTCCATTCAATAACATCGTGTTACTGTTACCCGATGTAGTTAATGAAGTCGTTTTGTCGAGAATCGCGCCATTGCCGTCACGGAAGATCAGGGAGTTTTCAACAATACGCTGTTGGGCGGATTGGACGTCTTCAACTTGGATGTCAAATTCACCGTCAGCAAACGTTGAACCCGTAATTGCGGTGACTAAGTTTCCGACTTGGCCTTGTCCTGCCAATGCGCTTTGGTTTCCAATTTCTTGTGCGCGAGCGACGCCGTTTGAGCTTGTTTTAATGTCACCATTCGCATTGACCAAACTGATGTTCAATGTCGCTTCACTAAAGGCCGTTTGGCTGCTTCGTAGTAAAATACGGCCTTGGTTAGAGCCGCTTGTTGCTGCGCTGGCGATTGTTCTAAATTCGCTTGGAACATTAGACGTACCGCCAAACAATGCTGCTTCAGCGTCAGCAATAGCTGTTCCAACTGCTGAAACAAACGCACCGAACGTGATGCTGGTCCCGACGTGGTTAACGCTTATCGCGCCGTTAAACGCGGTCACGCCATCAGAGAGCACACCAGTAAACGTAAAAATGTCGGTTCGGGCGAGCGAAACACCACTAAAGAACGAAACGTCTTGTAAGTTATCGCCCGTTGCGTTTAGTCCGGTTGCCGCCGTGCTTTGAAGTCCGACTGCGCCTTCAGTGAATAGAGCGAGACTGACAGCGACATCACTCTGATTGGTGATGCCTGTGTTCAAAATTTGCTGGGCGCCAGCTGCTTCGCCAGCGGTGATTTGCTTAAAGCCGTCTTTCATTTGGCGGATGTTTAAGAACGCGGTTCCGTTGCCCAGGTTGCTAGCGACGGGGGAAACGTCTAGGTTGGCGCCAACATTTTGGACGCCGTTCTTTAATTCAGAAGTAATCGAAAAATCGCCTTTAAGCAGAAAGTTGTTACTAAACAAGGTTGTATTGGCGATTCGAGTGATTTCGTCAATACTTTGAAAAACTTCGTCTTGCAGCGCAGAACGCGCGCCGAAGTCGTTGACGCCTGTGTTGGCTGCTTGCAGCGCCAATTCACGAATACGGCTCAGGCGGTTTGTGGTTTCGTCGAGTGCGCCTTCCGCCACGCTGATGACGTTGATGCCGTCTTGCGCGTTGGCAATGGCGACGTTCAAGCCTTGGCTTTGCGTCCGAAGACGGTTGGCGACTGTTAAGCCCGCTGCGTCATCGCCCGCTCTGTTGATTCGTAAACCGGAAGACAGACGTTCGATTGAACGTTGTAAGTTTAAGCCTGTTTGATTGACATTTCTCTGTGCTGATAGAGAAGTGACATTGGTTGCAATTCGATTGATTCCCATCGGTAGTGTCCTCCTTGAGACTCTGGCCCCGGCATCCAATGCCGGGTGCAAAACGCACGTGGCCTTAAACGCTCGGGCGATAGGAACCGATTAGCTGTTTCTCTCTGCGACCGCATGTAGAGAGAACCCGCTAAGCGCCTACGCGAGCGCCTTCGTTTATTGGTACTGCATGTCGATGGGTGAGTGTTGAAACTGGAGGAACGCGTACTGGCGTTTCTCATGCGTCCGAATTAAAGGTTTCCGAGGCCTTGTTCGAGCAGACGGACGAAGTCATTCAGCCCTCACCGACTTCTTGGCTAGATTCTGAGTTGAGCACCTCCTTTTGTTCTGTTTACAAGTTTCTATTTTTTATTTGCAATTTGTAGGGAAAAATTCCAACAAATTTGTTAATTATTTTGTTCATTCAGCCGATAATACTAACCAACATTAGATTGAATCGGAAATAACTTTTCGATATAATATCTAAGGGTTATCTCACTCTCGTTTTTCTTGTTGTTCGATGGTTTCCGAGGCCTTGTTCGAGTAGACGGACGAAGTGATTTAGCCCTTTTTTTTGCCTGTTTTTAGGGGTTTTTATCATTTTCTTCCGTCTCTTTCAGCCTTGATTCAATCTGTTTTTTGTAAGGGGGCGTCCCGTTTGCGTTTTCTTGGAGTTTCCCCTTGTCGCTTATAGTTGTCGGCGGGTTAATAGAAAACTTGAGAAAAAATTTAATCAATTTGAGAGTTTTATTGTTTGGAACTCTATCAAGGCTTGAGGATGAGAATTTTGGTTCTTCCGTAAATGGTGTA
This genomic interval from Candidatus Hinthialibacter antarcticus contains the following:
- a CDS encoding flagellin, whose amino-acid sequence is MGINRIATNVTSLSAQRNVNQTGLNLQRSIERLSSGLRINRAGDDAAGLTVANRLRTQSQGLNVAIANAQDGINVISVAEGALDETTNRLSRIRELALQAANTGVNDFGARSALQDEVFQSIDEITRIANTTLFSNNFLLKGDFSITSELKNGVQNVGANLDVSPVASNLGNGTAFLNIRQMKDGFKQITAGEAAGAQQILNTGITNQSDVAVSLALFTEGAVGLQSTAATGLNATGDNLQDVSFFSGVSLARTDIFTFTGVLSDGVTAFNGAISVNHVGTSITFGAFVSAVGTAIADAEAALFGGTSNVPSEFRTIASAATSGSNQGRILLRSSQTAFSEATLNISLVNANGDIKTSSNGVARAQEIGNQSALAGQGQVGNLVTAITGSTFADGEFDIQVEDVQSAQQRIVENSLIFRDGNGAILDKTTSLTTSGNSNTMLLNGTFVSGVFTGGTTLRTGDTVDFTGTTSDGNTFQSTFTFNPVPGAGDFDTDLNDFTFSSISGLVSELNFRTRDYDATATGATDGIQTRFENALFTFTAGGQVQLIDDLGQTDSQSNFTLTFNFSSGGARTSNSTIQDDGNLIKEGFAESATFRIDGGEAIRAQAGDVVTLFGEESTAEGVPSPQVTLRVGSGFTTGVDNFENQRDLYAGKLNGGPEVTFQAGDQDVVFLSQTTGGEAAKFVTFDFDDVIDVTSTFTGSDPGFTVLISTVNKGLNFQIGSGADQNIKFSLGDLRSDNLGFGRDSGRTVSNIDITNLTGANEAIRIIDEALDQVNRTRSILGAATNRLESTVSNLTVASENLTASESRIRDADIAAETTRFTQNQVLLQAGVSVLAQANFQSQGFLQLLG